In Synechococcus sp. KORDI-100, a single window of DNA contains:
- a CDS encoding PhoX family phosphatase, with protein MTLRRRSVLSMLGFGGVGLLAAKAGGSSSARASAASPNSSAFPFQPVRVPLPVNSDGLTAAQQQTTYREMTVEDRLVVPEGFRSDLLAAWGDALGSSRFGFNNDHLGFVQHDANRASMTVNFEYISPKPWVDGFQEVVGQPLPYTALVRSLAPVDGVIDCTALAATDPRLGQIRAVADQAMTDLGIGVMTLKRDGKGHWVRANGPQDRRIDGIAGLNHPADRLCSTGPATKVFEAASRLGYNDGLGSAVIGTFANCGGGTTPWGTVLSAEENFQSQVPEPVFADGSSVPPGQRPFLCRERKLYGLGNVYGLAGNKYGWMVEVDPDAPDQQAVKHTALGRFRHEAVAVRAEAGQPLLVYSGCDRRGGHLYRFVSSKTVTDVKDKANSRLLEDGELQVARFQADGTGTWLPLRPDTAVDPFLPSRFDQADLACPVELPNSDRLQAVAELFRDDASVQAYRERYPTLASLYRGDGDALQGAILVDAHLAASAIGATPTARPEDTKIDPISGDLLIAFTSGSPGSTGGADPAVFQGPEGQSSWPNGWVMRLSDQGENGFRWRMAATGGTPWAGGLGFTNPDNVAVDSKGNLWVVTDRSMKGSAGDVFGNNSCWFVPRQVDSEESAACFAIGPMECEVTGVCLDRPEETVFLAIQHPGELHGSRQQGDEEFQAHDLVDREGNVFQQLRRLPLGSNWPAQAPDRPPRSGVVAIRRSSGQSLLEA; from the coding sequence ATGACGCTGCGCCGCCGCTCTGTTCTGTCCATGCTCGGCTTTGGGGGCGTGGGTTTGCTTGCGGCCAAGGCCGGGGGTAGCTCTTCAGCCCGCGCGTCCGCTGCTTCGCCAAACAGCAGCGCTTTCCCCTTTCAACCGGTGCGCGTTCCCCTGCCGGTGAACAGTGATGGCCTGACGGCAGCTCAACAGCAGACCACCTACCGCGAGATGACTGTTGAGGACCGGCTTGTCGTGCCGGAGGGGTTCCGTTCCGATCTCCTCGCGGCATGGGGGGATGCCCTGGGCAGCAGTCGTTTCGGGTTCAACAACGATCACCTCGGCTTTGTGCAGCACGATGCGAACCGGGCATCGATGACCGTGAACTTCGAATACATCAGCCCGAAGCCCTGGGTGGATGGCTTTCAGGAGGTGGTGGGTCAGCCTCTCCCTTACACAGCTCTGGTGCGGTCCTTGGCGCCAGTGGATGGCGTGATCGATTGCACGGCCCTGGCCGCCACGGACCCCCGTCTGGGGCAGATCCGTGCCGTCGCTGATCAGGCGATGACCGATCTCGGGATTGGTGTGATGACCTTGAAACGCGATGGCAAGGGCCACTGGGTGCGCGCCAACGGCCCCCAGGACCGGCGCATCGATGGCATCGCCGGCCTCAACCATCCGGCCGATCGGCTGTGTTCGACAGGGCCGGCCACCAAGGTGTTTGAGGCGGCCAGCCGTCTGGGTTACAACGACGGACTGGGCAGCGCGGTGATCGGCACCTTCGCCAACTGCGGCGGCGGCACCACCCCCTGGGGCACGGTGCTCAGCGCGGAGGAAAATTTCCAGTCCCAGGTGCCGGAGCCCGTGTTCGCTGACGGCAGTTCTGTCCCTCCCGGGCAGCGTCCCTTCCTCTGCCGAGAGCGCAAGTTGTACGGGCTCGGCAATGTCTATGGCCTGGCGGGGAACAAGTACGGCTGGATGGTGGAAGTCGATCCGGACGCCCCCGATCAGCAGGCGGTCAAGCACACGGCGCTGGGACGGTTTCGCCATGAGGCGGTGGCGGTGCGTGCGGAAGCGGGCCAACCCCTGCTGGTGTATTCCGGCTGCGACAGACGCGGTGGCCATCTCTACCGCTTCGTCAGCAGCAAGACGGTCACGGATGTGAAGGACAAGGCCAATTCCCGTCTTCTGGAGGACGGTGAGCTGCAGGTGGCCCGCTTCCAGGCCGATGGCACGGGCACTTGGCTGCCGCTGCGCCCAGACACCGCGGTGGATCCATTCCTGCCAAGCCGGTTTGATCAAGCGGACCTCGCCTGCCCCGTGGAGCTTCCCAACAGCGATCGCCTGCAGGCCGTTGCCGAGCTGTTCCGCGACGATGCGTCCGTTCAGGCTTACCGCGAGCGTTACCCAACCCTTGCCAGCCTTTATCGGGGCGATGGGGATGCGTTGCAGGGGGCGATTTTGGTGGATGCCCACCTGGCGGCCAGCGCCATCGGGGCGACTCCGACCGCCCGTCCGGAAGACACCAAGATCGACCCCATCAGTGGTGATCTGTTGATTGCCTTCACGTCCGGTTCGCCGGGAAGCACCGGAGGTGCTGATCCTGCTGTGTTTCAGGGGCCGGAGGGTCAGTCCAGCTGGCCCAACGGCTGGGTGATGCGTCTCAGCGACCAGGGTGAGAACGGTTTCCGCTGGAGGATGGCAGCGACTGGGGGCACCCCCTGGGCCGGTGGTCTGGGGTTCACCAATCCCGACAATGTGGCTGTCGACTCGAAAGGAAATCTCTGGGTTGTCACGGATCGCTCGATGAAAGGGTCAGCGGGGGATGTGTTCGGCAACAACAGCTGCTGGTTTGTACCGCGTCAGGTTGACTCGGAGGAGTCGGCAGCCTGTTTTGCCATCGGTCCCATGGAGTGTGAGGTCACCGGCGTCTGTCTGGATCGCCCGGAGGAGACAGTCTTCCTTGCGATTCAGCATCCCGGTGAGCTGCATGGATCTCGCCAGCAGGGCGATGAGGAGTTCCAGGCTCATGACCTGGTGGATCGTGAGGGCAACGTCTTTCAGCAACTGCGCCGGCTCCCGCTTGGCTCCAACTGGCCAGCCCAGGCGCCCGATCGGCCGCCCCGCTCCGGTGTGGTGGCGATCCGTCGCAGCAGCGGTCAGTCCTTGCTGGAGGCCTGA
- a CDS encoding iron ABC transporter permease, with protein MAITPLIRSGNRTVLVVLSASIALLAIWPLLSLISEAIQASEGNVLQLSADGGEQILGTLQLLIGSALVGTVIGAANGWLLSNCRFPGRRWLRIAQLIPLATPAYLLSATLIDLGSRSGFLIHGIGWGITVMALSTYPYVFLLSTESFSVSGRRQLEACRSLGVGPWQAFRRVALPIALPAIGAGIALMGMEIVNELGAVELLGIPSLSAGILEAWQAEGNPAGAIALALVTLVIVLGLVAAERQLRQRSRRWSDGVGGGDATAWNLSGPRALSAQLLALLPPALSLGIPLCWGALNLDQLSQPQGDDLFVMVLRTFLLGLAAALLAVLASLILALAKRWIEAGWLKGLTFLAGMGYAIPGTVLALALLFANAPWQFSPIVLLLWGYSDRFLAVSKGGIDAALERINPSLDEAATGMGLNWLQVLQNVHLPLLRGPMTVGLLLVFVDTVKELPLTFALRPFDFDTLSVRVYQYAGDERLAEALLPALMILVLGLLASMALVPSLDQASSKD; from the coding sequence ATGGCGATAACTCCTCTGATACGTTCCGGCAACAGAACTGTTCTTGTTGTTCTTTCCGCGTCAATCGCCCTTCTGGCAATCTGGCCTCTATTAAGTTTAATCAGTGAGGCCATTCAAGCCTCTGAAGGAAACGTTCTTCAACTCAGTGCTGATGGCGGCGAACAGATTCTTGGCACCCTTCAGCTTCTGATCGGCAGTGCCCTCGTCGGCACGGTGATCGGAGCGGCCAACGGCTGGCTTCTCAGCAACTGTCGTTTCCCTGGCCGCCGCTGGCTACGCATCGCCCAGCTGATCCCCCTGGCAACCCCCGCTTATCTGCTCTCGGCCACGTTGATCGACCTGGGCAGTCGCAGCGGATTTCTCATCCACGGCATCGGCTGGGGCATCACCGTGATGGCGCTCAGTACTTATCCCTACGTGTTTCTGTTGAGCACCGAAAGCTTCTCCGTCAGTGGTCGCCGCCAGCTTGAAGCCTGCCGAAGCCTCGGCGTTGGGCCGTGGCAAGCCTTCCGTCGCGTTGCCTTGCCGATTGCCCTGCCAGCCATCGGTGCGGGGATCGCCCTGATGGGAATGGAAATCGTGAACGAACTTGGAGCCGTCGAACTGCTGGGTATTCCGAGTCTTTCCGCCGGAATTCTCGAGGCCTGGCAGGCGGAAGGGAATCCCGCTGGAGCGATTGCACTGGCGCTGGTCACCCTGGTCATTGTGCTCGGTCTCGTCGCAGCCGAACGTCAGCTGCGTCAACGCAGCCGTCGTTGGAGCGACGGTGTTGGCGGAGGGGATGCAACGGCCTGGAACCTGAGCGGTCCTCGGGCCTTATCCGCGCAGCTTCTCGCTCTGCTTCCGCCCGCCCTGAGTCTCGGCATCCCTCTCTGCTGGGGCGCTCTGAACCTCGATCAGCTCAGCCAGCCTCAGGGAGACGATCTGTTTGTCATGGTCCTACGGACCTTTCTGCTCGGGCTTGCCGCAGCTCTGCTCGCCGTCCTGGCATCACTGATTCTTGCCCTGGCGAAACGCTGGATCGAGGCTGGCTGGCTGAAAGGCCTCACCTTCCTGGCCGGGATGGGCTACGCCATTCCAGGCACCGTGCTGGCCTTGGCTCTGCTGTTTGCCAACGCACCATGGCAGTTCAGTCCGATTGTTCTTCTGCTCTGGGGATACAGCGACCGATTTCTGGCCGTCTCCAAAGGTGGAATTGATGCCGCCTTGGAGCGCATCAATCCGTCATTGGATGAGGCTGCAACCGGCATGGGACTGAACTGGCTTCAGGTTCTTCAGAACGTGCATCTCCCCCTGCTGCGGGGTCCGATGACCGTTGGGCTGTTGTTGGTGTTCGTCGACACGGTGAAGGAACTGCCGCTCACGTTCGCGCTGCGCCCCTTCGATTTCGACACCCTGTCCGTGCGGGTCTATCAGTACGCCGGCGATGAACGGCTCGCCGAAGCTCTGCTGCCGGCCCTGATGATCCTGGTGCTGGGCCTGCTGGCATCGATGGCGCTGGTGCCAAGCCTCGATCAGGCCTCCAGCAAGGACTGA
- a CDS encoding esterase-like activity of phytase family protein — MMPLDLPLPCPLDAGWDLIRTEALPREARDGRPIGGFSAAAYQPRQDRLWLLSDSPRGHLIPWGGLAKLLRGTQTKLTPGPRLQLRDRSGQPLPEGFDGEGLVLDGNNAWIASEGQRTPERPARLIRIDLATGRQQQTIPLPDSWQASPGRGLAVNKGPESLTALSPTELLLAAERPLLQSDDPAAVPIARIGHHGAVGLSGSMDLSSVGENDGLTELLALPASHHVLGLIRGYQPPISWSATLLLLPYPDRSAPPLKPVLGWDLLAAGLPADNWEALAVGPQLSDGRTTLVLASDDNFNPLQSSWIAVMAPRRTDACPD; from the coding sequence ATGATGCCGCTGGATCTGCCGCTGCCCTGCCCGCTGGATGCCGGCTGGGACTTGATCCGCACGGAAGCCCTCCCCCGCGAAGCCAGGGACGGACGCCCGATCGGCGGTTTCTCAGCTGCCGCGTACCAGCCCCGGCAGGATCGTCTCTGGTTGCTCAGTGATTCACCTCGTGGACATCTGATCCCCTGGGGCGGGCTGGCCAAGCTGCTTCGGGGAACCCAGACCAAGCTCACGCCTGGTCCGCGCTTGCAGTTGCGAGATCGGTCGGGTCAACCGTTGCCGGAGGGATTTGACGGTGAAGGTCTGGTGCTGGACGGGAACAATGCCTGGATTGCCAGCGAGGGGCAACGCACGCCGGAACGCCCGGCCAGATTGATCCGCATCGATCTGGCGACGGGGCGGCAGCAGCAGACCATTCCACTTCCAGACAGCTGGCAGGCCTCACCGGGACGGGGACTGGCGGTCAACAAGGGACCGGAATCGCTCACGGCACTGAGCCCGACGGAGCTGCTGCTGGCCGCTGAACGGCCATTGCTGCAGAGCGATGACCCCGCGGCGGTGCCGATCGCACGGATCGGCCACCATGGAGCCGTGGGGCTGAGTGGATCAATGGATCTCTCGTCTGTTGGAGAAAACGACGGGCTGACCGAGCTCCTGGCACTGCCTGCCTCCCATCACGTGCTGGGTCTGATCCGCGGCTATCAGCCGCCGATCTCCTGGTCCGCCACGCTGCTTCTGCTTCCTTACCCCGACAGGTCGGCTCCACCTCTGAAGCCGGTGTTGGGGTGGGATCTGCTGGCTGCCGGTCTGCCTGCAGACAACTGGGAGGCCCTGGCTGTTGGTCCTCAGTTGAGCGATGGACGCACTACGTTGGTATTGGCGAGTGACGACAACTTCAACCCACTCCAGTCAAGCTGGATCGCAGTGATGGCTCCGCGCCGCACTGACGCCTGCCCTGACTGA